One Carya illinoinensis cultivar Pawnee chromosome 5, C.illinoinensisPawnee_v1, whole genome shotgun sequence genomic window, GGTGCCACTATTAATGTCGTGTTTGCAGCCTGAGCAACTCTACGAAGGCCCAGCTTGCACACTTGCGACTATGAAGAAGTGAGAGTTTTAGGATGGTGAGGGGCACCTTTGATGCTTAAGCCAGCATGTGATTCTTGTGTGAGGATTAATAAAGCTTAAGTATATATGTGTCATAAGACCCTCCCCTTACTGAAGAAGAGGGTATATATACCTGCCAGGGTTCCCCTTGCAAGGGGATCATGGGGGTGTCACTCCATACTCAGGTCACGTCTCCCTACCAGCACCCTGCTATGTGACAGTCTCGCATGGCATGATCATGGTGACCACTGACACCCCAAGAGGCACGTTGTGGCGTGTGCGCCCCTGGACTTCATTGAATGTAGTATAACTCCCTAGTTGTGGCATGCCCGTATCCCTATCTCATTTAATGCGGTATGGCCTTAGTCAGGCCCACCCACTCTTGAGACGTGTCCAACCCCCAGGGTTCAGGCAATGCAAATATAAAACCCATGTGGCAACCAGTAGGGGTGTCAGGCAATCTGCCCTTCAACCTTGATTAGCACATGTTGTCTAGCTGCTCCTTCTCCTAGGCTACCTAGGCTAGCTTGGTTTGGCCCATCCCTTGTCCTCAGGCCCTGGATTTGCTTGTGCCTCATGGGCCAGGCCTGTTTAGCCTGGTCTGGCCCCGAGGATAACTCCCCTCACAAGAACATCTCACATTGTTTCATTCAtgacattttttcttttttcctttctattcAACCACATCATCCATTATATGTTAAATGACTACATTTATAATAAGCAGAGAATCATGCTTAAACAACTTCACACAATCtaattataaacaaaattaaaacgtGAAATAATGTTCTTTATCTTTGATTTTGTAATCACACTATTTATGTGCCGTATTAAAAGTAATTTTGTATGTCAACCAATTAAATgaataattacttaaaatatgtCACCTCAATAATTGTGATTGAGGGGTAAAAGAAAAAACGTCTGCTATCTGCTTGTTTCCACAAACTATACTCAACTATCCTTGCCCATGACACTGCCAGTTAGTGGCAGCCACAGCTCAcaaagaaagacaaaaaaaaaaaaaaaagttaatggTGGCTAGACAATGCAAATATAAAACCGACGTGGCATTTTTAGGACTGTTGTTCCAAAGAAtccacttttcaattttttagtgGCTCATAAAATTCACATCTGTAGCAAAATCATCTAGGATAAGGTGTGTATATAATGCGGCACAAGCTTGCTCTTCCCTCCTCAAAACCTTATCTGCAATATGACCATTTCCACTTGTTCAGACTGGTCTGTAGCTTGCATTAACTCTTGCAGGGATTCCCACAGATTTAATTTGATCCCAACCTGCAAAAGCCTTCCTTTTTTCTCTGTAACACGCCCAAGATTCTTAAACTTCGATGTTTACTCCTCGGGTTGCTCATCTCCAACATTAGAAGAGCCCTCCAATAGCTTGCCCATCATCGAGTTGAACCTCGAGTTTCCAGATTCCGAACGATGCCAAAAACCCGATTGTGgtaatttaaatgatattttacgTGGGTTGTTTGCAGATCCTCAAACCCAAGAACTCGCGTACGAATACTATGAAAAAGTTAAACAAAGGCCGGAATTTAGGCCTGAGAGATCGACGTTGAAGCATGTAATCAGGTATTTGTTAAGTTCAAGTAAATGGGGTCTGATTTTACAAGTTTGTGAAGATTTTAGGAATTATCAGGTGTTTCCGGATAGCACCACCTGTTCTAAATTGATTAGGAATTGCATTAGAGctagaaaattcaaaattgtcGAGACTTTGCTTCAAGATTCTAAAGCTAATGGTGAAGTCAGTGTCTCGGCCTTTGTTTCTGCAATGAGTGGCTATAACAAACTTCATATGTATCGGAGCACGATTGCAGCATTCAGGCAAATGGAATCTGCTGGCGTTCTTCcggatttgaaaagttattgCCATATCATGGAAGCTTATGCGAAATCCGGTGATTCTGAGAGAGTGGTTGAATTGTTTCGAGAACTTCAAAGTACGCAACTTAATTTCTATTCATCACCAGTCTGCGGTCAGATTTATGGAATTCTCTGCAAGTCTCTAAGCGAATCAGGAAGGGCTTTTGAAGCTCTCGAATACTTCCAAGAAATGACAAAGAAAGGGATAATCTTGAAGGATTCTTCGGTTTACTCTTCTCTGATATGTTCGTTTGCGAGAATGAGAGAAGTAAAGGTGGCCGAACAACTTTCGGAGGAAGCGAAAAGCAAAAGAATGTTGAGAGATCCTGAAGCGTACTTAAAACTCGTGTTGATGTATGTGGAAGAAGGGCAAATGGAGAAGACTCTGGGAATTGTTAAGGCAATGAAAGACTCGAGACTTAGAATTCCCGACTGCATATTCTGTGCAATTGTTAATGGCTACTCCAAGAAAAGAGGGTTTGAGGCCGCAGTTAAGGTTTATGAGGAGCTTATCTCGCAGGGATGTGAGCCAGGACAAGTTACCTATTCATCAATAATAAATGCCTACAGTCAACTTGAGCTATATTCAAAAGCAGAAATGGTATTTTCCGAGATGGAAAAGAGGGGTTTAGATAAATCTGTGGTAGCCTATTCCAGCATTATTGTAATGTATGGGAGGATGGGAAGAGTTAGAGATGCAATGAGGGCGTTGGCCAAGATGAAAGAAAGAGGATGTGAACCCAATGTATGGATTTACAACTCTCTGATGGAAATACATGGGAAGGCCAAGAATTTGAGGCGGGTTGAGAAGCTTTGGAACGAAATGAAACGAAGAAAGGTTTCTGCAGATAAGATAAGTTATACTATAATTATCAGTGCTTATGGTAAGGCTAGGGAGTTTGAGACATGTGTGAGATATTACAAAGAGTTCAGGAACAATGGAGGAGTCATTGATAGGGTGATGGCTGGAATCATGGTTGGAGTTTTTTCAAAGAGCAATCGGATTGGTGATTTGTTGAAGCTTTTGCAGGATATGAGATCTCATGGAACAGAGTTTGATGGCAGGCTTTATAGTTCTGCTTTGGCTGCATTAAGGGATGCTGGTTTGCTAGTGCAAGCCCAATGGTTGCAGGATTGCTTTACCTCCAAAATGAACCTAAATAGTTGAGACAGGACTTCTTGTAAATATTGCTGGCTTCTCTGAATTGTGTTTATTAAAATTGTTATTCTTTACTATTGGAATCAGATTAATAGCTTTAATATCCTAATTTTCTTACCTATGTGTATGGTACTAAACAAAATCATGACAAGCATGCACAgtgaaaatacaaaaacattGTGCTTTTCCTTTGTCTCTTAATGTCGGTATCCTTTGTTATACTTTTTGTTCTTAGAAACCTCCAAAAGTCCTTCAAAATGTTTCAAATAACCCTTacaagataatcaaaataaattagGGCCATTAGTCTGCTATGACTACACCTAAAAGAGGAGCACTACAGCCACCGAAAAAGTGTCCCGAGAAAATGTGCCGATAAGAGcatttcacttttttatttttcttttcctttttcttcatgtatttttttcatcaacattaaaaaaataaaaaaaataaaaaaacaacatcattaaaaaaatttctttgattattaaataaaaattaaaattaaaaaattaaaaaagtagtcGATCGGAAACCAACTTACGGTAGAGAGATAGCATTTTTCCacctaaaatatttttgatagCACATAAACTAAATGGATCATATAACTGTGAACTGGTTCTAGGCCCAAGTCCAAGCTGCCGAAAgggttattaaataaaaatgcttaGCCATGCTTGAACCGAAATACTGCATGTTGATGGATGAGTAAAATGAAACTTGTTTTGTGCCAAAAGGTGATATCGGTTTTCTCTTTTTGTGAGGAAGTGTAGTTTTTATTGAAATGTGTATGACTTCGAAAAATAAGGTTTGAGCACATTTGATGTACTAAGCGTTTCAGTTTCCTCAAGTGTGAGTGCTTTGATCGGTTCTTGGATCATATGTGATTTGTTGCATATGTATATGAAAATGAAGGTGGTTAATGCAAAAGAGTCTTGGATTGAGTCCTATAAGGTCTTGCCCGGGCATGGATCCCTATAGGTAAAAGAATAGACCATTGAGACTCTCAGATATGGGTCCTTATGGGACTACAAGGAATGACTCATGTTTTGAAGTATTAAGGGTCCATAGTATTTATGTGTAAGATGGCTAAGGAAGCAAAGAATTAAAGGTAAAAATGGAAAGGGTAGAAGTCAAGTGGTGCTAGGTTAAATATTGAAGGGTAGTGTAATTTTGGCTTTCAATAAGAGCCTGATTACAAAGTCAAACATCTTAGTCAACCTCAATTTGTCATCTACCCTTTCTTCAGTAATATACAATCAACGCTATGGGCTAACtgaactatatatagtatttcgCTAACAACAATCCAAATGAATCTTCTATAACAACAGCATCTTTGAGTAAGTTATTCTACGACCATTCTTATGAATGTCTGGTTTATGATTGTAAGTCACGCAAAATGCTCAACTCTCGTGTTGTACATTTCTTACGTTGTCATGTTAATTGTATTGTTTATACGTTTCATACCAGGAAATGTACTTCCTCATGTAAAATTGCACTATTTTCAAATGAGGAGTAAAGGTTGATTCACGACCTAAGGTGGGATGGAGCATTATCCTAGTAGAACTCCTTTAGCCACTATGAAGTCATGTTTAATAATGGAGTAGTATCTCTTGTATTGACACTGGGCTATCAATGACCTCGGATGAGAATGTAACAGTCCCAGGTCAATGGACTACCTCTTGGCTAGTGAAAGCTAAAGAAGCTTAGGGTGAAGAACAGTCATGCGAAGCCTTAACTACTTCTTGAGACAAAGTTACATTGACGAACATTTCTCGCAGTTGTGACAAAGAGTATCCAAACATGCGTACAATTCTATAGGAAAGACCATGGTGCACAGTAAAAATTGACAATATGTCTATTTGAAATCGAAAGTGTTAAGAAATCTAGAGGAAATCTTTCTtagatatttttcttattcatgCATCTATTTTCTTGTGTAATAACTGTCATTGCATACATTCATAAAACTTGTCATAGAactaacttgctgagatttaaAAATCGCACC contains:
- the LOC122311765 gene encoding pentatricopeptide repeat-containing protein At5g13770, chloroplastic, coding for MTISTCSDWSVACINSCRDSHRFNLIPTCKSLPFFSVTRPRFLNFDVYSSGCSSPTLEEPSNSLPIIELNLEFPDSERCQKPDCGNLNDILRGLFADPQTQELAYEYYEKVKQRPEFRPERSTLKHVIRYLLSSSKWGLILQVCEDFRNYQVFPDSTTCSKLIRNCIRARKFKIVETLLQDSKANGEVSVSAFVSAMSGYNKLHMYRSTIAAFRQMESAGVLPDLKSYCHIMEAYAKSGDSERVVELFRELQSTQLNFYSSPVCGQIYGILCKSLSESGRAFEALEYFQEMTKKGIILKDSSVYSSLICSFARMREVKVAEQLSEEAKSKRMLRDPEAYLKLVLMYVEEGQMEKTLGIVKAMKDSRLRIPDCIFCAIVNGYSKKRGFEAAVKVYEELISQGCEPGQVTYSSIINAYSQLELYSKAEMVFSEMEKRGLDKSVVAYSSIIVMYGRMGRVRDAMRALAKMKERGCEPNVWIYNSLMEIHGKAKNLRRVEKLWNEMKRRKVSADKISYTIIISAYGKAREFETCVRYYKEFRNNGGVIDRVMAGIMVGVFSKSNRIGDLLKLLQDMRSHGTEFDGRLYSSALAALRDAGLLVQAQWLQDCFTSKMNLNS